The nucleotide sequence GTAAGAGTATAAAAATGCCAAAAACGCTTCGGTACCGCCCGATTCTGATCGACCAGCTTATTACGAATGAGCGGATCAATAGTTACCAAAGCGTCTTCCAACCTAGCAACGACATTGAATTAATGGGCGTCTATCTCTGGAATGCTCACGTCTGCGGTGTGATTTATCCCATAATCGGTATGGCTGAAATTACGCTGCGTAATGCCATTGATCAAGCACTCCAAGTGCACTTGGGAAATTTTTGGTGGAGAAATTCTTCCCTTCGCTATCGTTCCTTCAAGCCCGGTGCATTACCGCCAAAAGCGGTACAAGCAGTACGCGACAATTTCAAGCGGGCTACAAATAAGTTTATAACGACAAAACGTCACCGCTATAACATCACTGGACATGTCTCTCTAAACCATTCAGGCATAGTGGCCCAAACTGAATTTTCTACTTGGGAGTACATGCTGGATCACGAGTTCATGGGCAACAAACTGATCTGGCCCAGTCGCCTCGGTACCGTCTTTGCAGGTCCCTGGCCCAGTACTCATGCAGGTATCGTACTTACCCATGCGAGCGACCTTGTGTCGACCGTACGTGAGTTTCGCAACCGACTGTCTCATCATGAACCAGCTTGGAAGCGATTTGGTATTGTTAAGGAGGCAGATGCGCTCTTACATTTGCAGGAGAAAATTACAAAGATTGAAAATCTTATTGCCTTGATCCACCCAGAAAATATTAAGCTGATAGAAAGAAATGGGTTGCTCGAAATGGCCCGACGCGCTTGTACTTCCCAAGAAATCCGGCGCTTCCAGCATATGACCGAAACTTACAAAGTTAACTCGATGGATAAGCTTCAAATACTAGTGGATCGTTGCAGAACAGAAAATAGTATTC is from Nitrosospira multiformis ATCC 25196 and encodes:
- a CDS encoding Abi family protein translates to MPKTLRYRPILIDQLITNERINSYQSVFQPSNDIELMGVYLWNAHVCGVIYPIIGMAEITLRNAIDQALQVHLGNFWWRNSSLRYRSFKPGALPPKAVQAVRDNFKRATNKFITTKRHRYNITGHVSLNHSGIVAQTEFSTWEYMLDHEFMGNKLIWPSRLGTVFAGPWPSTHAGIVLTHASDLVSTVREFRNRLSHHEPAWKRFGIVKEADALLHLQEKITKIENLIALIHPENIKLIERNGLLEMARRACTSQEIRRFQHMTETYKVNSMDKLQILVDRCRTENSILRAELDLGAQQMFLISPC